The Bradyrhizobium sp. WBAH42 genome includes a window with the following:
- a CDS encoding energy-coupling factor ABC transporter permease → MHIEPGVVTGAKLVLSYATGIAAGGVALKLAVETVREQGIGSLALRTLATTAAVFTFFEILPHFPVGVSEVHFILGSTLFLLFGAAPAAFGLALGLLLQGVFFEPADLPQYGMNVTTLLVPLFAIQAIAARIISRNTAYVDLKYRQALALSTTYQAGVIAWVAFWALYGSGFAMSNLASIATFAASYALVIVIEPLADLAVLALAKSLRGVTAPGLVTPRLHNAA, encoded by the coding sequence ATGCATATCGAACCCGGCGTCGTGACGGGCGCCAAGCTCGTGTTGAGTTACGCAACCGGCATCGCCGCAGGCGGCGTTGCCTTGAAGCTCGCGGTCGAGACCGTGCGCGAGCAGGGCATCGGCTCGCTTGCGTTGCGCACCCTCGCGACCACCGCGGCCGTCTTCACCTTCTTCGAGATCCTGCCGCATTTCCCGGTCGGCGTCTCCGAGGTGCACTTCATTCTCGGCTCGACACTGTTCCTGCTATTCGGCGCGGCTCCCGCGGCGTTCGGCCTTGCGCTCGGCCTGCTGCTCCAGGGCGTTTTCTTCGAGCCGGCCGACCTGCCGCAATATGGCATGAATGTCACGACGCTGCTGGTGCCGCTGTTCGCGATCCAGGCAATCGCTGCCCGGATCATTTCGCGCAACACCGCCTATGTCGATCTCAAATATCGTCAGGCGCTGGCGCTCTCGACGACCTACCAGGCCGGCGTGATCGCCTGGGTGGCGTTCTGGGCGCTCTATGGCTCCGGCTTTGCCATGAGCAACCTCGCCAGCATCGCGACCTTCGCGGCGTCCTATGCACTGGTCATCGTGATCGAGCCGCTCGCCGATCTCGCCGTGCTGGCGCTGGCGAAGTCTCTGCGTGGTGTCACCGCGCCTGGCCTCGTCACGCCTCGCCTGCACAACGCGGCTTAA
- the cobF gene encoding precorrin-6A synthase (deacetylating) yields the protein MLTLSLIGIGCGDPEQLTRAATRAINAADLVLIPRKGSAKSDLADLRRTICTDVLTNKATRIAEFDLPVRDATEADYRKGVDDWHDAVAATWSRTIASHLGGDGKVALLIWGDPSLYDSSLRIARRLNPSPTIEVVPGITSIQALCAAHALPLNDIGEPFLVTTGRRLREGGWPAGVDTVVVMLDGGTAFQSLDPAGLHIWWGAYLGMPDQILMSGALTDVGSRIAAARQDARERHGWIMDSYILKRRR from the coding sequence ATGCTCACGCTCTCTCTGATAGGCATCGGTTGCGGCGATCCCGAGCAGCTCACGCGCGCCGCGACCCGCGCCATCAACGCGGCCGATCTCGTCCTGATCCCGCGCAAGGGGAGCGCGAAGTCTGATCTCGCCGATCTCAGGCGGACGATCTGCACTGACGTGCTCACCAACAAGGCGACGCGCATCGCCGAATTCGATCTTCCCGTGCGCGACGCGACCGAGGCCGACTATCGCAAGGGCGTCGACGATTGGCACGATGCCGTTGCCGCCACGTGGTCGCGGACCATTGCAAGCCATCTCGGCGGTGACGGCAAGGTCGCGCTGCTGATCTGGGGCGACCCGTCGCTCTACGATTCCTCGCTGCGCATTGCGCGGCGATTGAATCCATCGCCGACAATCGAGGTCGTGCCGGGCATCACCTCGATCCAGGCACTGTGCGCGGCGCATGCGCTGCCGCTCAACGACATCGGCGAGCCGTTCCTGGTCACGACGGGGCGGCGCTTGCGCGAAGGCGGCTGGCCGGCGGGTGTCGATACAGTCGTGGTGATGCTCGACGGCGGCACGGCGTTCCAGTCGCTCGATCCGGCTGGGCTTCACATCTGGTGGGGTGCCTATCTCGGCATGCCCGATCAGATCCTCATGTCCGGTGCGCTCACCGACGTGGGTTCGCGCATTGCCGCCGCGAGGCAGGACGCACGTGAGCGGCACGGCTGGATCATGGACAGCTACATTCTCAAACGCAGGCGTTGA
- the cobT gene encoding nicotinate-nucleotide--dimethylbenzimidazole phosphoribosyltransferase, whose protein sequence is MLPEWVTQNCPEISAVHREAAIARQAQLTKPTGALGRLEQLAIELAGLQATEQPRAALVPIIIFAGDHGIVAQGVSAYPQAVTIAMMANFASGGAAISVLARELGSSLEVVDAGTLSEVQMAGIVTDKPRSGTRDFSVEAALTPAELVFAFEAGQRAVARAEAGRPDLLIFGEMGIGNTTTSAAIAASLLGVSAEEIAGSGTGVDAAGRVHKARVIDAAIVRHRVAGASVETILCAVGGLEIAAISGAIIAAAQRRIPVLIDGFIVSVAALAAARLNPSCQPFLLPSHQSAEQGHRLVLRALNVQPLISLDLRLGEGSGAAIALPLVRSACALHNGMATFAQANVPDRSS, encoded by the coding sequence ATGCTTCCCGAATGGGTCACCCAGAACTGCCCCGAAATCTCCGCGGTCCATCGCGAGGCGGCCATTGCGCGGCAGGCGCAATTGACGAAGCCGACCGGCGCGCTCGGCCGGCTGGAGCAGCTCGCGATCGAGCTCGCAGGCCTGCAGGCCACCGAGCAGCCGCGCGCCGCGCTGGTGCCGATCATCATCTTCGCGGGCGACCACGGCATCGTCGCACAGGGCGTGTCGGCCTATCCGCAAGCCGTCACCATCGCGATGATGGCGAATTTTGCCTCTGGAGGCGCCGCGATCTCGGTGCTGGCGCGCGAGCTGGGTTCGAGCCTCGAGGTGGTCGACGCCGGCACGCTGTCCGAGGTGCAGATGGCCGGAATCGTCACCGACAAGCCGCGCAGCGGCACGCGCGATTTCAGCGTCGAGGCCGCGCTCACCCCGGCGGAATTGGTCTTCGCCTTTGAGGCCGGCCAGCGCGCGGTGGCGCGCGCCGAGGCCGGCCGGCCTGATCTCTTGATCTTTGGCGAGATGGGGATCGGCAACACCACGACGTCAGCTGCGATTGCTGCGAGCCTGCTCGGTGTGAGCGCCGAAGAGATCGCCGGCAGCGGCACCGGCGTCGATGCGGCCGGCCGCGTACACAAGGCGCGGGTGATCGATGCGGCGATCGTACGCCATCGCGTCGCCGGAGCCTCGGTCGAGACAATCCTGTGCGCGGTCGGCGGCCTCGAAATCGCGGCGATCTCGGGCGCGATCATTGCGGCCGCGCAACGCCGCATTCCCGTGTTGATCGACGGCTTCATCGTCTCGGTGGCGGCGCTGGCGGCGGCGCGCCTCAATCCCTCCTGCCAGCCGTTCCTGTTGCCCTCGCATCAATCGGCGGAGCAGGGACATCGGCTGGTGTTGCGCGCGCTGAACGTGCAGCCGCTGATCAGCCTCGATCTCAGGCTCGGCGAGGGATCGGGCGCCGCCATTGCGCTGCCGCTGGTGCGCTCGGCCTGCGCACTTCACAACGGCATGGCGACCTTTGCGCAGGCCAATGTGCCGGACCGGTCTAGCTGA
- a CDS encoding histidine phosphatase family protein has protein sequence MEGETFLWLIRHAVVAGVAGTIHAADAPADLGDCAALAALKQRLPADVASYASPSRRTVETARALGLEPELVSEFREQDFGDWIGHRHDELAATGGEIYAQFWRDPARGRPPKGESFADQVARVRLGLSRIGAGSAALVVHSGTIRAALCIALDLAPEAALRFVIDPLSLTRIDRLASGWRVVSVNQRIS, from the coding sequence ATGGAAGGCGAGACCTTCCTCTGGTTGATACGGCACGCGGTTGTCGCGGGCGTAGCCGGGACGATCCATGCAGCCGATGCGCCGGCCGATCTCGGCGATTGCGCGGCGTTGGCGGCTCTCAAGCAGCGCTTGCCCGCGGATGTCGCAAGCTATGCCAGCCCATCGCGGCGCACGGTCGAGACGGCGCGCGCGCTGGGGCTGGAACCGGAGCTGGTCAGCGAATTCCGCGAGCAGGATTTCGGCGATTGGATCGGCCATCGGCATGACGAACTCGCCGCGACCGGCGGCGAGATCTACGCGCAGTTCTGGCGCGATCCGGCGCGCGGACGGCCGCCGAAGGGCGAAAGCTTTGCGGATCAGGTCGCCCGCGTCCGCCTCGGCCTGTCGCGGATCGGCGCAGGCTCCGCGGCGCTGGTCGTCCATTCCGGCACCATTCGCGCCGCGCTCTGCATCGCGCTCGATCTCGCACCGGAAGCGGCGTTGCGCTTCGTGATCGATCCGTTGTCGCTGACCCGGATCGACCGGCTCGCCAGCGGCTGGCGCGTCGTCTCGGTCAATCAGCGGATCAGCTAG
- a CDS encoding TonB-dependent siderophore receptor encodes MSSIRIARPRRVLLVSAAFTSFAVLDPPAALAQQVREPLPPVEVSPAQARKPARPAAGEAASARRAAARRPAAVSAAPKPVMPDSTAQTPLNTNAVAESASRLGLTVRQTPATVEVISAETMREQGYRTVSEVAQGAVGVTSGDNPAEPSAFSMRGFTNSQINTLYNGIKIGPQNMTSRIVDTANLEAVEFLKGPASLISGEGAAGGAINFVTKQPHTGAIRNEANFSWDSLNLFRAHYGSGGSTNVQGLDYRFDISRSTLNGFADDTNVKTFGTSGQLNYQVSDSLKIWGAVEYREDRSKAYWGAPLVPVAFSGSHATTGIVSGNYVSNYNGTNLGAVTIDDRTFNTNYNVLDNRNVAQEVWLRGGFELKLAPDLTLKSQAYGYGAERTWFNNEIEAFNSTTNLVDRERFYVAHSQRLVGNITDLIWDTNIAGFDNRLVTTLSSSYLDFVRPGAANFPGDSVSLVDPNRGFYGLLTTQQQTARIDNEALSFEDRLKLTRSFALIGGLRVEHIGLDRNSTDKAGLEKAGFPYTKDWAPVTGRIGYTWEAVPGLTFFSQYATGADVAANNIFLLLPTQPLDLTTSRTYETGVKHLFWDNRAEWSFSAYDILRKNVYAAAGGQALNIAGRQESKGVELAASVRPIEPLRLWGNIAYVDARYADYNFVGGSFSGNTPPNVPRIVANAGASYRFFTPWPVELGMTGRHVGDRYNTDANVVTMKAYTVADVYAFVDIPKAVFNAVDQARLTFRVRNITDKRYAIWGDPFYPDQILLGAPRTYEVSAAFKW; translated from the coding sequence GTGTCTTCCATCCGTATCGCACGACCGCGCCGCGTCCTGCTGGTTTCCGCCGCGTTCACGTCCTTCGCCGTTCTCGATCCGCCTGCCGCTCTGGCGCAGCAGGTCCGAGAGCCGCTGCCACCCGTCGAGGTCTCGCCCGCCCAGGCGCGCAAGCCGGCCAGACCGGCAGCAGGAGAGGCGGCGAGCGCGCGCCGCGCGGCAGCGCGCAGGCCGGCGGCGGTATCGGCAGCGCCAAAACCCGTGATGCCGGATTCGACGGCGCAAACGCCGCTCAACACCAATGCCGTTGCCGAAAGCGCCTCGCGGCTCGGCCTGACGGTGCGGCAGACGCCCGCGACCGTCGAGGTGATCTCGGCCGAAACCATGCGCGAGCAGGGCTATCGCACCGTGTCCGAGGTGGCGCAGGGCGCCGTCGGCGTCACCTCCGGCGACAACCCGGCCGAACCTTCCGCCTTCTCGATGCGCGGCTTCACCAACAGCCAGATCAACACGCTTTACAACGGCATCAAGATCGGTCCGCAGAACATGACCTCGCGGATCGTCGACACCGCCAATCTGGAGGCCGTGGAATTCCTCAAAGGACCGGCCTCGCTGATCTCGGGCGAGGGTGCCGCGGGAGGCGCCATCAACTTCGTCACCAAGCAGCCGCACACGGGAGCGATCCGCAACGAGGCAAATTTCTCCTGGGATTCGCTGAATTTGTTCCGGGCGCATTACGGCTCGGGCGGCAGCACCAATGTGCAAGGGCTGGACTATCGCTTCGACATCAGCCGTTCCACGCTCAACGGCTTTGCCGACGACACCAACGTCAAGACGTTCGGCACGTCCGGCCAGCTCAATTACCAGGTCTCCGACAGCCTCAAGATCTGGGGTGCGGTCGAGTATCGCGAAGACCGCTCGAAGGCCTATTGGGGCGCGCCGCTAGTGCCGGTCGCCTTCAGCGGTTCGCATGCGACGACGGGGATCGTCTCCGGCAATTACGTCTCGAATTACAACGGTACCAATCTCGGTGCCGTCACAATCGACGACCGCACCTTCAACACCAATTACAACGTTCTCGATAACCGCAACGTGGCGCAGGAAGTGTGGCTGCGCGGCGGCTTCGAGCTGAAGCTCGCGCCTGACCTCACGCTGAAAAGTCAGGCCTATGGCTATGGCGCCGAACGGACCTGGTTCAACAACGAGATCGAGGCATTCAACTCCACCACGAACCTGGTCGATCGCGAGCGCTTCTATGTCGCCCATAGCCAGCGGCTGGTCGGCAACATCACCGACCTGATCTGGGACACCAACATCGCAGGATTCGACAACCGGTTGGTCACGACGCTCTCGTCGAGCTATCTCGATTTCGTCAGGCCCGGCGCGGCAAACTTTCCCGGAGATTCCGTTTCGCTGGTCGATCCCAACCGCGGCTTCTACGGCCTGCTCACGACACAGCAGCAGACCGCGCGCATCGACAACGAGGCGTTGTCGTTCGAGGACCGGTTGAAGCTGACGCGCAGCTTCGCGTTGATCGGGGGCCTGCGTGTCGAGCACATCGGACTCGACCGTAACTCGACCGACAAGGCCGGGCTGGAGAAGGCAGGCTTTCCGTACACCAAAGACTGGGCGCCGGTGACGGGCCGCATTGGCTACACCTGGGAGGCCGTGCCCGGCCTGACCTTCTTCAGCCAGTACGCCACCGGGGCCGACGTCGCAGCCAACAACATCTTCCTGCTGTTGCCGACCCAGCCACTGGACCTGACGACGTCGCGAACCTACGAGACCGGCGTCAAGCATCTGTTCTGGGACAATAGGGCGGAGTGGTCGTTCTCGGCCTACGACATCCTGCGCAAGAACGTCTATGCGGCGGCCGGCGGGCAGGCGCTCAATATCGCCGGGCGGCAGGAGTCCAAGGGCGTCGAGCTTGCCGCCTCGGTGCGGCCGATCGAGCCGCTTCGGTTGTGGGGCAACATCGCCTATGTCGATGCGCGCTATGCCGACTACAATTTCGTCGGTGGCTCGTTCTCCGGCAATACGCCGCCGAACGTACCGCGTATCGTGGCCAATGCCGGCGCATCGTACCGGTTCTTCACGCCCTGGCCTGTGGAGCTCGGCATGACCGGCCGTCATGTCGGCGACCGCTACAACACCGACGCGAACGTCGTGACGATGAAGGCCTACACCGTGGCCGACGTCTACGCCTTCGTCGATATCCCCAAGGCCGTGTTCAATGCGGTCGACCAGGCCCGCCTGACTTTCCGCGTCCGCAACATCACCGACAAGCGCTATGCGATCTGGGGCGATCCGTTCTATCCCGACCAGATCCTCCTGGGCGCGCCGCGCACCTACGAGGTCTCGGCCGCGTTCAAATGGTGA